The Flaviflexus equikiangi genome contains the following window.
GACGCCGACCGTGGCCATGTTCTTCACGGACACTTCGCCCGTCGAGTAGGCGATGGCATTGGGCGGGGTGGAGATCGGCAGCGACATGCCGAAGGATGTCGAGATCGCGACGACGGCCGCGACAACGATGACGTTGATGCCGTCGAGGGAGACCGCGAGCGAGACGGCGAGCGGTACGAGCAGGTTGGCAGCGGCGGAGTGGGAGATGACGTTGGCCATGCCCAGGCCGATCATGCCGAACACGAACAGGAGGAGCAGCGGGGAGAAGCTTGCCCACGGAATCGATTCGACGAGCCACACGTCCAGGCCCGTCGCGCCGACACCGGTGCCGAGCGCGATACCACCCGATACGAGCCACAGAACTGGCCAGTCGAGCCTCTTGAGATCGGCGCCCTCCATGACTTTCATGCAGAGAAGAGCCACGACGGGGAAGAAGCCGACAATGTTCGATGAGACCCCGTGGAGCGGTTCCGTCATCCACAGGAGAATGGTCAGACCCGTCACGGCATAGAAGAGCTTGGCGTTGCGGGACGTATCCCAGTCCTTGCCGAGATCCACCTCCATCGTCCCCTCGGTCGGCAGGAAGAGCACGCACAGCAGGAGCCAGGATCCGATGAGGACGACAAGCATGAGCGGCATCGCCATGACCATCCAGTCGACGAACGAGACGTGGATGCCGCGCTCCTCGAGCGCTCCCAGCGCAATCGCATTCGGGGGAGTGCCCACGGGGGTGCCGATACCGCCGACGTTCGCCGCCAGCGGGATCGCGATCGCGAGACCGGCACGCGACTTCGTGTCTTTCAGGCTGGCGATGATGGGCATGATGACCGCGAACATGGTGGCCGTTGTGGCCGTGTTGGACATGAACATCGACAGCAGGGCCGTGATGATCATGAGCCCGAGAACAGTGATCCTGATCGAACCGGCGAACGGTTTCAGCAGGACAGCAGCGATATTGCGGTCCAGCCGATATTTCTCTGCTCCTTCCGCGATCATGAAGCCGCCGAGGAACAGAATGATGACGGGATTGGCAAGAGCCGCGAAATAGTCGGCCGCAGGGAGTGCTTCCGCGGCGCCGCTGGGTGCGATGATCGCGCCCGTCGACACCATGAGCACTTCGAGGAAGATGACGAGGACCGCAGTTGCGACCAGTGGAATCGCCTCCGTGATCCAGAAGACGATGGCGAGAAGGAAGATGGCGAGCATCCGCTCGCCAGGCTCCTCGAGACCGGGAATGTCATAGAGAAGGGGGAACAGGAACACGAGGAGACCGAGGACCAGCCCGATCCGCTTGGTCAAGGAGGGCTCGCGTGTCCGGCGAGTGCTGGTGGCCGCGGCATTGGATGGCTTCTTCATAATGACCCCATCGTAGATGTGACGTATAGGACAATGTGGGACCTAGGGCTACGGCGGACACTACCGTCGAGGAACGCCCGGCGTGAGCGATTCCACGAGGGAGACCGACCCGTGGACAGCACCGGGGAGGCGCCGATATTCGGGGCGCGCCTGATGCCGATGCTGAGAAACAGCACGCACGACGCTGAGAGTACCGCGGTGCGGGAGACCAGGTCATGCCCACAGAACGAGGCGGCTGCGGGCGTGCCCACTAGCATTCCGGGCCGGGAGCGTGTAGTTTCCAGGTAGCGATTCGCTCGCGGTGACCACACGGCCGCCGGGCTACTCGTCTTGGCATACCGAACCCAGTCCAGATATCCTGGTCTCGGTCGCGTGACCCCTTACACAGGCGTGAGGGCTGGACCCGTCTGGCTTGACGGTGTACATTTATTATTTGCGCTTACTTGTGTGGGGTGACGTGTATCCTCCGGGGGATTAGTACGGAAGTGACGACGTTCCAACTCTGCACGAGTGCGTTTACGCCTTACCATCTCCAGGGAAGGGATCCCACTTGGCTGCTTCGCCTATTTCGACAGCATCCGCTTCGCAGAGCCGAAAGGCACGCGTTTCTTTCGCCAAAATTAAAGAGCCCATGCAGGCTCCGGACCTACTCGGTCTCCAGACCGATAGCTTCAATTGGCTGATTGGGTCCGCCGCATGGCGGGCCGGTGCAGACCCATCCGAGAAGTCAGGATTGGAAGAGGTCTTTGAAGAGGTCTCGCCGATCGTCAACTCGGCAAACACGATGACTCTGTCCTTCTACGAGCCGAAGCTCGAACCCCCGAAGTACACGGTCGAAATGTGCAAGGAGAAGGATCTCACCTACTCCGCACCGCTTTACGTCAAGGCGGATTACCACTACAAGGAAACCGGCGAGATCAAGTCTCAGACCACGTTCCTCGGTGACTTCCCGCTCATGACCCCGGGCGGCACCTTCATCATCAACGGCACCGAGCGTGTCGTCGTGTCTCAGCTCGTCCGTTCCCCCGGCGTGTACTTCGAGAGCGAGCGCGACAAGACCTCCGACAAGCTCATCTACACGTCGAAGTTCATCCCTTCCCGCGGTGCCTGGCTCGAGTTCGAGATCGACAAGCGTGACGCTGTCGGCGTCCGAGTCGACCGCAAGCGCAAGCAGTCCGTGACCCACTTCCTCAAGGCGTGGGGCATGACAGAGGAGGAGATCCGGGAAGAGTTCGCTGACTACCCGATCCTCATCGACACCCTCGAGAAGGACACCGTCCACACCAAGGAAGAGGCCCTCACCGACGTCTACCGCAAGCTCCGCCCGGGCGAGCCGCCCTCGGCCCGCGCCGGCGAGAACCTGCTGACGAACCTCTACCTGTCGGACAAGCGCTACGACCTCGCGAAGGTCGGCCGCTACAAGATCAACAAGAAGCTTGGACTCGATCCGGAGAACAAGGTTCGCCAGCTCACCCTCGAAGACATTGTCGGGTCGATCCACTACATTCTCGCCCTGCACGCCGATAAGGCGGAAGCGAACTGCGGCGGCCCCCACGATGTCGCCATCGAGTTCGATGACATCGACCACTTCGGCAACCGTCGCATCCGCGCCGTGGGCGAGCTGATCCAGAACCAGGTCCGCACCGGCCTGTCCCGCCTCGACCGCATGGTCCGCGAACGGATGACGACACAGGAAGCCGCGGCGATCACGCCGTCCTCCCTCATCAACATCCGCCCCATCGTCGCCGCGATCAAGGAGTTCTTCGGAACATCCCAGCTGTCGCAGTTCATGGACCAGAACAACCCGCTGTCGGGCTTGACGCACAAGCGCCGCCTGTCCGCACTCGGCCCGGGCGGTCTCGCCCGTGACCGTGCGGGCATGGAAGTTCGAGACGTCCACCCGTCCCACTACGGACGCATGTGCCCCATCGAGACCCCTGAAGGCCCGAACATCGGCCTGATCGGCTCCCTGGCGACGTTTGCTCGCGTGAACTCTTTCGGGTTCCTCGAGACTCCGTACCGCAAGGTCGTGAACGGCGTCGTCACGGACGAGATCGTCTACCTGACGGCTGATGATGAGGATCGGTCCCGCATCGCGCAGGCCACCGATCGCCTCAACGATGACGGCACATTCATGGATGACGAGGCGCTCTGTCGTGAAGCAGGCGGCGAACCCGCTCTGCTCGCGATCGAAGACATCGATTACATGGACGTCTCGGCGCGCCAGATGGTGTCGGTCGGCACGGCCATGATTCCGTTCCTCGAGCACGACGATGCTCACCGCGCCCTCATGGGTGCCAACATGCAGCGCCAGGCCGTCCCGCTTCTCCGCACGGACGCCCCGCTCGTCGGCACCGGCATGGAGGCCCGTGCGGCCGCTGACGCCGGCGAGGTTCTCCAGTCCGACGTGGCCGGCGTGGTCGAGGAAGCATCTGCTGACCTCGTCCGCATCGCAACCGACGACGGCGACTACCGCTCCTACCGGATCACGAAGTTCGAGCGCTCCAACCAGGGCAACTGCTACAACCAGAAGGTTGTCGTGTCCGAGGGCGATCGCGTCGAGGTCGGCACCGTCCTGGCGGACGGCCCCGCAACCGAAGACGGCGAGCTCGCACTCGGCCGTAACCTGCTCGTGGCGTTCATGTCATGGGAGGGCTACAACTTCGAGGACGCGATCATCCTCTCGCAGCGTGTCGTCACGGAGGACATGCTGACCTCGATCCACATCGAGGAGCACGAGGTCGATGCTCGTGACACGAAGCTCGGCCCCGAGGAGATCACCCGCGACATCCCGAACGTCTCGGAAGAGGTTCTCGGCAATCTGGACGAGCGCGGCATCATCCGCATCGGTGCAGAGGTCAACGCCGGCGACATCCTCGTCGGCAAGATCACGCCGAAGGGCGAGACCGAGCTGACCTCCGAAGAGCGCCTCCTGCGCGCGATCTTCGGCGAGAAGGCGAAGGAAGTCCGCGACACGTCCCTGCGCGTCCCGCACGGCGAGTCCGGCATCGTCATCGGTGTCCGCGAGTTCTCGGCAGAGAACGATGATGAGCTGGCGGCAGATGTTCGCCAGACCGTCCGCGTCTACGTCGCGACCCGCCGCAAGATCACCATCGGTGACAAGATGGCAGGCCGTCACGGCAACAAGGGCGTCATCTCCCGCATCCTCCCCGTCGAGGACATGCCGTTCCTTCCGGATGGCACGCCGGTCGATATCATCCTCAACCCGCTCGGCGTCCCGGGCCGTATGAACCTCGGCCAGGTCTTCGAGCTGCACCTCGGCTGGATCGCCGCGAACGGGTGGGATGCTACCCAGGCACGCATGGATGGCGAGGAGTGGGCCCTGCGCCTGCCCGAGTCCGCCATCACCGGCGCTCCCGGCCAGACGGTCGCCACCCCGGTCTTCGACGGCGTCGAGCCCGACGAGATCGAGGGCCTCCTCGGTGCGACTCTCCCGAACCGCGATGGTTTCCAGATGGTGGGCCAGGACGGCAAGGCGAAGCTGTTCGACGGACGCTCGGGCGAACCGTTCCCCGAGGAGATCTCGGTCGGCTACATGTACATGCTCAAGCTGCACCACCTTGTCGATGACAAGATCCACGCGCGCTCCACGGGCCCCTACTCGATGGTCACCCAGCAGCCCCTCGGCGGTAAGGCCCAGTTCGGCGGCCAGCGTCTGGGCGAGATGGAGGTGTGGGCACTGGAAGCATACGGTGCTGCACACACCCTCCAGGAGATGCTGACGATCAAGTCGGATGACACCGTCGGACGCGTCAAGGTCTACGAGGCGATCGTGAAGGGCGACAACATTCCCGAGCCGGGAATCCCCGAGTCCTTCCGCGTCCTCATCCAGGAAATGCGCTCCCTCTGCCTGAACGTCGAGGCTCTCGACGCGAGCGGCAACACAATTGACCTGCAGGATACCGAAGACGACTTCAGGTCGCGTGAGAAGCCACAGCTTTCCACCGGCCTCGAAGACTTCGGTGCAATGGAATTCTGATCTCGGAGCAGAGGCTGGGTCTTGCGCCCACCCAGCCCTCTCCGTGGCAGGGTGCATAAGGAAGAAGTAGAATCTTGCTCGACGTTAATCTCTTCGATGAGCTCCATATCTCGCTCGCGACCTCACAGGATGTTCACTCCTGGTCGCACGGCGAGGTGAGGAAGCCTGAAACCATCAACTACCGCACGCTCAAGGCAGAGAAGGACGGTCTGTTCTGCGAACGGATCTTCGGCCCCACACGGGACTGGGAATGCGCCTGCGGTAAGTACAAGCGTCCCCGCTACAAGGGGATCGAATGTGAACGCTGCGGCGTTGAAGTGACCCGCGCGAAGGTTCGCCGTGAGCGCATGGGCCACATCGAGCTCGCCGCTCCCGTCACCCACATCTGGTACTTCAAGGGCGTCCCCTCGCGCCTTGGATACCTGCTCGATATTGCACCGAAGGACCTCGAAAAGGTCATCTACTTCGCCGCCTACATGGTGACGGATGTCGATGAAGAGGGCCGTTCGGAAGCCATGCCCGAGCTTCGCGGCGAAGTGGACCTGGAACTCAAGGAGATTGAGAACCAGATGCACGTCGAAATCGAGAAGTGCGCCCAGCAGATGGAGCGCGATCTCGAGGAAGCGGAAGCCGGCAACGCGACCGCTCGTGAACGCAAGGCGATCCAGGAAGCGGGAGAGAAGGAACAGGCCCGCATCCGCAAGAACGCCGAGGTCGAGCGCGACCGCCTCGAAGAGGTCTGGGACCGCTTCATGAAGCTCAAGGTCGGAGACCTTGAGGGCGACGAGGACCTCTACCGCGAGATGTACGGCCGTTGGGGCATGTACTTCGAGGCGTCCCGTGGTGCGGAAGCCATCCAGGCCCGCCTGCGCACCTTCGATCTCGAGGCTGAGGCTGAAATCCTCAAGGAGACGATCTCGACCGGTACTGCGCAGCGGAAGACGCGTGCGCTGAAGCGGCTCAAGGTTGTCAACGCATTCCGGACGACCGGCACGAAGCCAGAATCAATGGTTCTCGACGTGCTCCCCGTCATTCCGCCCGACCTGCGCCCCATGGTGCAGCTCGACGGCGGCCGTTTCGCGACCTCGGATCTCAACGATCTCTACCGCCGCGTCATCAACCGCAACAACCGCCTCAAGCGCATGCTCGACCTCGATGCTCCCGAGATCATGGTGAACAACGAGAAGCGCATGCTGCAGGAGTCTGTCGACGCGCTCTTCGACAACGGCCGTCGTGGCCGCCCCGTCCAGGGTGCCGGCAACCGTCCGCTCAAGTCGCTCTCTGACATGCTCAAGGGCAAGCAGGGTCGTTTCCGCCAGAACCTTCTCGGCAAGCGCGTCGACTACTCCGGCCGTTCGGTCATCGTCGTCGGCCCCACGCTCAAGCTGCATCAGTGCGGCCTGCCGAAGGCCATGGCGCTCGAACTGTTCAAGCCTTTCGTCCAGAAGCGTCTCGTCGACCAGCAGGTTGCGAAGAACATCAAGGCGGCGAAGCGTCTCATCGAGCGCCAGCGCTCCGAAGTGTGGGACATCCTCGAAGAGGTCATCACCGATCATCCCGTGCTGCTGAACCGTGCACCCACCCTGCACCGCCTCGGCATCCAGGCGTTCGAGCCGCAGCTCGTCGAGGGCAAGGCCATCCAGCTTCACCCGCTCGTCTGTGCGGCCTTCAACGCCGACTTCGACGGTGACCAGATGGCAGTGCACCTGCCGCTGTCGGCAGAGGCGCAGGCCGAGGCCCGCATCCTCATGCTGTCCGCCAACAACATTCTCAAGCCGTCTGATGGTCGCCCGGTCACCATGCCCTCCCAGGACATGATCATCGGCCTCTTCCACCTGACGAGCGAGAACCCCATCACCGGAAACGACCGTCGTCGCTTCTCGGCCGTGGGTGAGGCTCAGATGGCGTTCGACAACGGCGAGATCGGCCTGAACGACACCGTCTTCATCCGCTTCCCGCAGCTCGTTCCGCCCCGCGGCTGGGTTGCTCCCGAAGGTTGGACCGACGGTGACCCGATCCTGCTCGAGACCACTCTCGGTCGCGCGCTCTTCAACGACGCTCTCCCCGTGCAGTTCCCGTACGTCAACGAGGTTGTCGACAAGAAGCGTCTCGGCGCGATTGTCAACGAGCTGGCTGAGCGCTACCCGAAGGTTGATGTCGGCGCATCGCTCGATGCTCTGAAGTCCACCGGTTTCTACTGGGCTGGTCGTTCCGGCATCTCCATCTCCCTTGCCGACATCGAGGTTCCCGACACGAAGGCCGGGATCCTGGAAGAGGCTGAGGAGCAGGCCGCGAAGATCGAGGAACTGTTCGAGAACGGTATGATCCAGGACGCCGACCGTCGTCGCGACCTGTCAGACCTGTGGACAGACGTGACCGAGAACGTTGCCCAGGAGATGAGGAACAACTTCACGGAGCGCAACTCGGTGAACCGCATGGTCACCTCCGGTGCTCGTGGTAACTGGACCCAGGTCCGCCAGCTGGCCGGCATGCGTGGCCTCGTGGCCAACCCGAAGGGCGAGATCATCTCCCGCCCGATCAAGTCGAACTACTTCGAGGGCCTCTCGGTTCTCGAGTACTTCTCGGCAACGCACGGCGCCCGTAAGGGAACCGCCGATACGGCTCTTCGTACCGCGGACTCCGGCTACCTCACCCGTCGTCTTGTCGACGTGGCCCAGGATGTCATCATCCGCGAGCACGACTGCGGCACCACCAAGGGTCTGACGAACAGCATCTCGTACGTCGACGAGACCGGCGTTCGCCGCCTCGATCCGACGGTCCCCACCTCGGTGTACGCACGGACTCTCGCTGCTGATGTCACCGACGCGGACGGCAACGTCATCGTCGCGGCAGGCACGGATCTCGGCGATGTCGAGATCGAGAAGCTGTTCAACGCGGACCTCGACGAAGTGACGGTGCGTTCCGTTCTCACGTGCAACTCGCGCTCCGGCGCCTGCGCCATGTGCTACGGACGTTCGCTGGCCACCGGCCTCCTGGTCGATATCGGTGAAGCCATCGGCATCGTCTCCGCGCAGTCCATCGGCGAACCCGGCACGCAGCTGACGATGCGTACGTTCCACACCGGCGGCGTGGCCTCGGCCGACGACATCACCCAGGGTCTGCCCCGTGTCCAGGAGCTCTTCGAGGCTCGTACCCCGAAGGGTGAGGCTCCCATCACGGAAGCAGCCGGCACGGTTGCGATCGAGGACGGTGAACGTTCGCGCCAGATCGTCATCAAGCGCGACGACGGCGGGGAAGACCTCTCCTACCAGGTGTCGCGTTCGTCGCGCCTCCTGGTCGAGAACGGCGCCCACGTGGGTGTCGGCGAGCAGCTGACGGAAGGCTCGGTGGACCCGAAGAAGGTTCTCCGCATCTCCAACCGTCGCCGCGCACAGCTCTACCTGGTTGAACAGGTGCAGGCCGTGTACCGCTCGCAGGGCGTGGAGATCCACGACAAGCACATCGAGGTCATCGTCCGCCAGATGCTGCGCCGCGTCACCGTCATCGAGTCCGGCGATACGAAGCTTCTCCCCGGAGAGCTCGCAGACGTCAAGGACTACGAGTCGGCGAACCGTGAGGCAGTGTCCCGCGGCGGCAAGCCGGCAACGGCCCGCCCGGAGCTCATGGGCATCACCAAGGCCTCCCTTGCGACCGATTCGTGGCTGTCTGCCGCATCGTTCCAGGAGACGACCAAGGTGTTGACCGAGGCCGCTCTCAACGCGAAGCGCGATCCGCTGAACGGTCTCAAGGAGAACGTCATCCTCGGTAAGCTCATCCCGGCCGGTACCGGCCTGGAGAAGCTCCGCGGCGTCACAGCCGAGCCGACCACGGAAGCACGTCTCGAGTTCGAGAAGATGACCGGCTTCATCCGCCAGGATCTTGACCCCTACGATTCGGGTCTTGACCTCGGGTCGGGCCTGTACGGCACCGGCTACTCGGGATATGGACCGGCTTTCACCGGTAACTGAGATCGATTATCCTAGATAGGGAATTGGCCTGTGTCGAGCACCACCGCTCGATACAGGCCAAACCTTTGACGTTCCGAGTCGTATCCGGCTAATCTGATAAACGGTGTTCGTTTCGGCGGACATTCCTCGCGCGCGGGAGTTGCACCCGCAGACGAGGAGATAGCTCGGCGTTGCTGCGATTGACCGGACTGTCACGGACTCGGATTCTTCCGTGTCCATCACCCATCAATTTTACTGAGCAGGAGATAGAGTGCCCACTATTCAGCAGCTGATCCGCAAGGGTCGGTCTACGAAGCCAGGCGCCTCCAAGACGCCGGCGCTCCAGGGTAGCCCGCAGCGTCGTGGGGTGTGCACCCGCGTATACACCACTACCCCCAAGAAGCCGAACTCGGCCCTTCGCAAGGTCGCACGTGTGCGCCTTTCGACCGGCATCGAGGTCACCGCATACATCCCCGGCGAGGGCCACAACCTCCAGGAGCACTCGATCGTGCTCGTGCGCGGCGGTCGTGTGAAAGACCTCCCCGGTGTCCGTTACAAGATCGTCCGCGGTTCCCTCGATACTCAGGGTGTCAAGAACCGTAAGCAGGCTCGTTCCCGCTACGGCGCGAAGAAGGAGAACAAGTAATGCCTCGTAAAGGCCCAGCTCCGAAGCGCCCCATTGTCGCTGATCCCGTTTACGGCCAGGAGATCGTCACCCAGCTCGTGAACCGCGTCCTCCGCGACGGCAAGAAGTCGACCGCTCAGGCGATCGTTTACGGCGCCCTGACCGGCGTCGCAGAGAAGTCCGGCCAGGATCCCGTTGAGGTTCTCAAGCGTGCGATGGAAAACATCAAGCCGGCTCTCGAGGTCCGTTCCCGCCGTGTCGGCGGTGCGACCTACCAGGTCCCGGTTGAGGTCAAGCCCGGCCGTTCCACGACCCTCGCTCTGCGCTGGCTCGTCGATTTCTCCCGCCAGCGTCGCGAGAACACGATGACCGACCGCCTCATGAACGAGATTCTCGATGCCTCCAACGGCCTTGGTGCCGCTGTGAAGCGCCGTGAAGACACGCACCGTATGGCAGAGGCAAACAAGGCCTTTGCTCACTACCGCTGGTAAGCGGCCGTCCGACTACCTCGAACCGAAGAGAGCTAAACAGTGGCACAGGAAGTGCTTTCCGACCTGACAAAGGTCCGCAATATCGGCATCATGGCCCACATCGATGCCGGCAAGACCACAACCACCGAGCGTATTCTGTTCTACACCGGTATCAACTACAAGATCGGTGAAACGCACGACGGCGCTTCGACGACGGACTGGATGGAAGACGAGAAGAATCGTGGCATCACGATCACCTCGGCTGCCGTGACCGCATTCTGGAAGAACAACCAGATCAACGTCATCGACACCCCCGGCCACGTCGACTTCACCGTTGAGGTGGAGCGTTCGCTCCGCGTCCTCGACGGCGCAGTCGCAGTGTTCGACGGCAAGGAGGGCGTTGAGCCCCAGTCGGAGACTGTTTGGCGTCAGGCGGACAAGTACAACGTGCCCCGCATCTGCTTCGTCAACAAGATGGACAAGCTGGGCGCGAGCTTCGAGTTCACGGTCGGCACGATCCGCGACCGCCTCAAGGCAACGCCCCTGATCGTCACCCTCCCCATCGGCTCAGAGGCTGAGCTTGCGGGCGTCGTGGACGTCATCCGTCGCGTCGCCTACCGCTTCCCCTCGGAAGACGAGAACGGTGAGAAGACCTACGGCACGCTCGTTGTCGAAGAAGAGGTTCCGGCCGACATGGTCGACGCAGTCGAGGCGGCTCGTAACGAGCTGCTCGAGTCCGTCGCCGAGACCGACGAGAACCTCCTCGACAAGTACCTCGGCGGCGAAGAGCTGACCGAGGCCGAGATCAAGGGCGCTATCCGCAAGCTCACGATCGCCGGCGAGGCCTACCCGGTCTTCTGTGGTTCCGCCTACAAGAACATCGGCGTCCAGCCGATGCTCGACGGAGTCATCGACTACCTTCCCTCCCCGCTTGACGTCCCCGCCATCGAAGGCCACGCCGTCAACAACGAGGAAGAGATCGTTGTTCGTCACGCCAACGAAGAAGATCCCTTCGCAGCACTTGCCTTCAAGGTTGCTGTGCACCCGTTCTTCGGCAAGCTCACCTACATTCGCGTGTACTCCGGTACCCTCGAGGCGGGCTCGCCCATCCAGAACTCGACGAAGGGCCAGAAGGAGCGCATCTCCCGTATCTTCCAGATGCACTCCAACAAGGAGAACCCGGTCGATGCGGCTCATGCGGGCCACATCTACGCCGTCATCGGTCTGAAGAACACGACCACGGGCGACACGCTGTGCGATGCGCAGAAGCCTGTCATCCTCGAGTCGATGACGTTCCCGGAGCCCGTGATCCACGTGGCGATCGAGCCGAAGTCGAAGGGCGACCAGGAGAAGCTGGGCACCGCTATTCAGCGCCTTGCTGAAGAGGACCCCACGTTCTCTGTGCGCCTGGACGACGAGACCGGCCAGACCGTTATCGGCGGCATGGGCGAGCTCCACCTCGATATTCTCGTGACGCGTATGCGCCGCGAGTTCAAGGTCGACGCTAACGTCGGCGCCCCCCAGGTTGCTTACCGCGAGACCATCCGCCGCAAGGTGGACAAGGTCGACTACACGCACAAGAAGCAGACGGGCGGCTCCGGCCAGTTCGCGAAGGTGCAGGTTTCCTTCGAACCTATGGCACCGACCGAAGACGGAGAAACCTACGAGTTCGTCGACGCCGTCACCGGCGGACGCGTTCCTCGTGAGTACATCCCCTCTGTCGATCAGGGCATCAGGGCAGCCATGGAGAACGGTATCCTCGCCGGATACCCGATGGTGGGCGTCAAGGCCACCCTCCTCGATGGCGCATACCACGATGTCGACTCCTCGGAGATGGCGTTCAAGATCGCCGGCCAAGGCGCATTCCGTGAGGGCATCAAGCAGGCGGATCCCGTCCTGCTCGAGCCGATCATGGACGTCGAGGTTCGTACTCCCGAAGAGTACATGGGTGATGTCATCGGCGATCTCAACTCTCGCCGCGGCATGATCCAGTCCATGGAGGATGCGACCGGTATCAAGATCGTTCGCGCCCAGGTCCCGCTGTCCGAAATG
Protein-coding sequences here:
- a CDS encoding SLC13 family permease — protein: MKKPSNAAATSTRRTREPSLTKRIGLVLGLLVFLFPLLYDIPGLEEPGERMLAIFLLAIVFWITEAIPLVATAVLVIFLEVLMVSTGAIIAPSGAAEALPAADYFAALANPVIILFLGGFMIAEGAEKYRLDRNIAAVLLKPFAGSIRITVLGLMIITALLSMFMSNTATTATMFAVIMPIIASLKDTKSRAGLAIAIPLAANVGGIGTPVGTPPNAIALGALEERGIHVSFVDWMVMAMPLMLVVLIGSWLLLCVLFLPTEGTMEVDLGKDWDTSRNAKLFYAVTGLTILLWMTEPLHGVSSNIVGFFPVVALLCMKVMEGADLKRLDWPVLWLVSGGIALGTGVGATGLDVWLVESIPWASFSPLLLLFVFGMIGLGMANVISHSAAANLLVPLAVSLAVSLDGINVIVVAAVVAISTSFGMSLPISTPPNAIAYSTGEVSVKNMATVGVIVGLAGTFLLLFVMPPLWEFLGMV
- the rpoB gene encoding DNA-directed RNA polymerase subunit beta translates to MSTASASQSRKARVSFAKIKEPMQAPDLLGLQTDSFNWLIGSAAWRAGADPSEKSGLEEVFEEVSPIVNSANTMTLSFYEPKLEPPKYTVEMCKEKDLTYSAPLYVKADYHYKETGEIKSQTTFLGDFPLMTPGGTFIINGTERVVVSQLVRSPGVYFESERDKTSDKLIYTSKFIPSRGAWLEFEIDKRDAVGVRVDRKRKQSVTHFLKAWGMTEEEIREEFADYPILIDTLEKDTVHTKEEALTDVYRKLRPGEPPSARAGENLLTNLYLSDKRYDLAKVGRYKINKKLGLDPENKVRQLTLEDIVGSIHYILALHADKAEANCGGPHDVAIEFDDIDHFGNRRIRAVGELIQNQVRTGLSRLDRMVRERMTTQEAAAITPSSLINIRPIVAAIKEFFGTSQLSQFMDQNNPLSGLTHKRRLSALGPGGLARDRAGMEVRDVHPSHYGRMCPIETPEGPNIGLIGSLATFARVNSFGFLETPYRKVVNGVVTDEIVYLTADDEDRSRIAQATDRLNDDGTFMDDEALCREAGGEPALLAIEDIDYMDVSARQMVSVGTAMIPFLEHDDAHRALMGANMQRQAVPLLRTDAPLVGTGMEARAAADAGEVLQSDVAGVVEEASADLVRIATDDGDYRSYRITKFERSNQGNCYNQKVVVSEGDRVEVGTVLADGPATEDGELALGRNLLVAFMSWEGYNFEDAIILSQRVVTEDMLTSIHIEEHEVDARDTKLGPEEITRDIPNVSEEVLGNLDERGIIRIGAEVNAGDILVGKITPKGETELTSEERLLRAIFGEKAKEVRDTSLRVPHGESGIVIGVREFSAENDDELAADVRQTVRVYVATRRKITIGDKMAGRHGNKGVISRILPVEDMPFLPDGTPVDIILNPLGVPGRMNLGQVFELHLGWIAANGWDATQARMDGEEWALRLPESAITGAPGQTVATPVFDGVEPDEIEGLLGATLPNRDGFQMVGQDGKAKLFDGRSGEPFPEEISVGYMYMLKLHHLVDDKIHARSTGPYSMVTQQPLGGKAQFGGQRLGEMEVWALEAYGAAHTLQEMLTIKSDDTVGRVKVYEAIVKGDNIPEPGIPESFRVLIQEMRSLCLNVEALDASGNTIDLQDTEDDFRSREKPQLSTGLEDFGAMEF
- a CDS encoding DNA-directed RNA polymerase subunit beta', producing MLDVNLFDELHISLATSQDVHSWSHGEVRKPETINYRTLKAEKDGLFCERIFGPTRDWECACGKYKRPRYKGIECERCGVEVTRAKVRRERMGHIELAAPVTHIWYFKGVPSRLGYLLDIAPKDLEKVIYFAAYMVTDVDEEGRSEAMPELRGEVDLELKEIENQMHVEIEKCAQQMERDLEEAEAGNATARERKAIQEAGEKEQARIRKNAEVERDRLEEVWDRFMKLKVGDLEGDEDLYREMYGRWGMYFEASRGAEAIQARLRTFDLEAEAEILKETISTGTAQRKTRALKRLKVVNAFRTTGTKPESMVLDVLPVIPPDLRPMVQLDGGRFATSDLNDLYRRVINRNNRLKRMLDLDAPEIMVNNEKRMLQESVDALFDNGRRGRPVQGAGNRPLKSLSDMLKGKQGRFRQNLLGKRVDYSGRSVIVVGPTLKLHQCGLPKAMALELFKPFVQKRLVDQQVAKNIKAAKRLIERQRSEVWDILEEVITDHPVLLNRAPTLHRLGIQAFEPQLVEGKAIQLHPLVCAAFNADFDGDQMAVHLPLSAEAQAEARILMLSANNILKPSDGRPVTMPSQDMIIGLFHLTSENPITGNDRRRFSAVGEAQMAFDNGEIGLNDTVFIRFPQLVPPRGWVAPEGWTDGDPILLETTLGRALFNDALPVQFPYVNEVVDKKRLGAIVNELAERYPKVDVGASLDALKSTGFYWAGRSGISISLADIEVPDTKAGILEEAEEQAAKIEELFENGMIQDADRRRDLSDLWTDVTENVAQEMRNNFTERNSVNRMVTSGARGNWTQVRQLAGMRGLVANPKGEIISRPIKSNYFEGLSVLEYFSATHGARKGTADTALRTADSGYLTRRLVDVAQDVIIREHDCGTTKGLTNSISYVDETGVRRLDPTVPTSVYARTLAADVTDADGNVIVAAGTDLGDVEIEKLFNADLDEVTVRSVLTCNSRSGACAMCYGRSLATGLLVDIGEAIGIVSAQSIGEPGTQLTMRTFHTGGVASADDITQGLPRVQELFEARTPKGEAPITEAAGTVAIEDGERSRQIVIKRDDGGEDLSYQVSRSSRLLVENGAHVGVGEQLTEGSVDPKKVLRISNRRRAQLYLVEQVQAVYRSQGVEIHDKHIEVIVRQMLRRVTVIESGDTKLLPGELADVKDYESANREAVSRGGKPATARPELMGITKASLATDSWLSAASFQETTKVLTEAALNAKRDPLNGLKENVILGKLIPAGTGLEKLRGVTAEPTTEARLEFEKMTGFIRQDLDPYDSGLDLGSGLYGTGYSGYGPAFTGN
- the rpsL gene encoding 30S ribosomal protein S12 gives rise to the protein MPTIQQLIRKGRSTKPGASKTPALQGSPQRRGVCTRVYTTTPKKPNSALRKVARVRLSTGIEVTAYIPGEGHNLQEHSIVLVRGGRVKDLPGVRYKIVRGSLDTQGVKNRKQARSRYGAKKENK
- the rpsG gene encoding 30S ribosomal protein S7 — encoded protein: MPRKGPAPKRPIVADPVYGQEIVTQLVNRVLRDGKKSTAQAIVYGALTGVAEKSGQDPVEVLKRAMENIKPALEVRSRRVGGATYQVPVEVKPGRSTTLALRWLVDFSRQRRENTMTDRLMNEILDASNGLGAAVKRREDTHRMAEANKAFAHYRW